Proteins encoded within one genomic window of Sphingosinicella ginsenosidimutans:
- the glpX gene encoding class II fructose-bisphosphatase: MVSASHVLDRLLVMEMVRVTEAAAVAASKLVGRGDEKAADRAAVEAMRAALNELEMDGTVVIGEGERDEAPMLYIGEKVGAAQGSGPKIDIALDPLEGTTITAKAGANALAVLAIAEEGCLLNAPDVYMDKLAIGPGYPEGVIDLAKSPSDNIRAIAEAKGVPPGEIIACVLDRPRHAALIAELRSLGCGVALIPDGDVAGVIAVTDPDTTIDVYMGQGGAPEGVLAAAALRCVGGQFQGRLVFRNDDERSRAARWGVTDLNRIYHLEDLAQGDVIFAATGVTDGTLLEGVKRRKSCITTESVVMRASTGTVRWVRGEHRREPGQHD, translated from the coding sequence ATGGTAAGCGCGAGCCACGTTCTCGATCGGCTGCTGGTGATGGAGATGGTGCGGGTGACCGAGGCGGCGGCGGTCGCCGCGTCGAAACTGGTCGGTCGTGGCGACGAGAAGGCGGCGGATCGCGCGGCGGTCGAGGCGATGCGCGCGGCGCTCAACGAGCTCGAAATGGACGGCACGGTCGTCATCGGCGAGGGCGAGCGCGACGAGGCGCCGATGCTCTATATCGGCGAGAAGGTGGGCGCCGCGCAGGGAAGCGGGCCGAAGATCGACATCGCGCTCGATCCGCTCGAAGGCACGACGATCACCGCCAAGGCGGGCGCCAATGCGCTCGCCGTCCTCGCGATCGCCGAGGAAGGCTGCCTGCTCAACGCGCCGGACGTCTATATGGACAAGCTCGCGATCGGCCCCGGCTATCCCGAGGGCGTGATCGACCTCGCGAAATCGCCCAGCGACAATATCCGCGCGATCGCCGAGGCCAAGGGCGTGCCGCCGGGCGAGATCATCGCCTGCGTGCTCGATCGCCCGCGCCATGCCGCGCTGATCGCCGAGCTGCGGAGCCTCGGCTGCGGCGTCGCCTTGATCCCCGACGGCGATGTCGCGGGCGTGATCGCCGTCACCGATCCCGATACGACGATCGACGTCTATATGGGCCAGGGCGGCGCGCCCGAGGGCGTGCTCGCGGCGGCGGCGCTGCGCTGCGTCGGCGGCCAGTTCCAGGGCCGGCTCGTCTTCCGCAACGATGACGAGCGAAGCCGCGCCGCGCGCTGGGGCGTCACCGATCTCAACCGGATCTATCACCTGGAGGATCTGGCGCAGGGCGACGTCATCTTCGCCGCCACCGGCGTCACCGACGGCACGCTTCTGGAAGGCGTGAAGCGCCGCAAGAGCTGCATCACCACCGAAAGCGTGGTCATGCGCGCGTCGACCGGCACGGTGCGCTGGGTGCGCGGCGAGCACCGGCGCGAGCCGGGCCAGCACGACTGA
- a CDS encoding RluA family pseudouridine synthase: MSSDQVRQFTVDAEDDGIRLDRWFKRHLPEAGFGEVSRWARTGQLRIDGKRATPGDRIEAGQVIRVPPQSAKAAPAKPQRRREVLSEDEIEFVRAMVIESDPAAFVLNKPPGLATQGGTKTKDHLDRLLDGLVDEGAPRPKLVHRLDKDTSGALLVARTPRAAAFFSRAFSGRTARKVYWAVVAGVPSVEEGLIDLPLAKQPGTGGEKMHVDEEEGQPSRTRYRVIERAGNRAAFVELQPLTGRTHQLRVHMLAIGHPIVGDGKYGGQDAFLTGAISRKLHLHARRLRIDHPDGGRIDATAALPEHFAATLASLGFDPAAGDALPLDEVRFGDTPEGKRKAASAAAKARRKERRGERRSRRRG, translated from the coding sequence ATGAGCAGCGATCAGGTCCGCCAGTTCACCGTCGATGCCGAGGATGATGGCATCCGGCTCGATCGCTGGTTCAAGCGCCATCTGCCGGAGGCGGGGTTTGGCGAGGTTTCGCGTTGGGCGCGCACGGGTCAGCTGCGAATCGACGGGAAGCGCGCGACTCCGGGCGATCGGATCGAGGCGGGGCAGGTGATCCGCGTGCCGCCCCAGAGCGCGAAGGCCGCGCCAGCAAAGCCGCAGCGCCGCCGCGAAGTGCTGAGCGAGGACGAGATCGAGTTCGTCCGCGCGATGGTGATCGAATCCGATCCCGCCGCCTTCGTGCTGAACAAGCCGCCGGGCCTCGCCACCCAGGGCGGCACGAAGACGAAGGACCATCTCGATCGGCTGCTCGACGGCCTGGTCGATGAAGGCGCGCCGCGGCCCAAGCTCGTCCACCGGCTCGACAAGGACACGTCCGGGGCGCTGCTTGTCGCCCGCACGCCGCGCGCCGCCGCCTTTTTCTCGCGCGCCTTTTCCGGTCGCACCGCGCGCAAGGTCTATTGGGCGGTCGTCGCGGGCGTGCCCTCGGTGGAGGAGGGGCTGATCGATCTGCCGCTCGCCAAGCAGCCCGGCACGGGCGGCGAGAAGATGCATGTCGACGAGGAGGAGGGCCAGCCGTCGCGCACCCGCTACCGCGTGATCGAACGCGCCGGCAATCGCGCCGCCTTCGTCGAGCTGCAGCCGCTGACGGGGCGCACTCACCAGCTGCGCGTCCACATGCTCGCCATCGGTCATCCGATCGTCGGCGATGGCAAATATGGCGGGCAGGACGCCTTCCTCACCGGGGCGATCAGCCGCAAGCTGCACCTCCACGCGCGGCGGCTCCGGATCGATCACCCGGACGGCGGGCGGATCGACGCGACCGCGGCGCTGCCCGAACATTTCGCCGCGACGCTGGCGAGCCTCGGCTTCGATCCGGCGGCGGGCGATGCCCTCCCGCTCGACGAAGTGAGGTTCGGCGACACGCCCGAAGGCAAGCGCAAGGCCGCCTCCGCCGCCGCCAAGGCAAGGCGCAAGGAACGGCGCGGCGAGCGCCGGTCGCGCCGCCGCGGCTAG
- the crcB gene encoding fluoride efflux transporter CrcB, producing the protein MPNLLIVMLGGAFGAGLRHLVGLVALRGLGPGFPWGTLSVNLAGGLLMGLLAGWLVRAGGSEQTRLLLGVGLLGGFTTFSAFSLEVALMIERGEIGTALAYVLASVLGAVALLFAGLWIVRAAG; encoded by the coding sequence ATGCCCAACCTGCTCATCGTCATGCTCGGCGGCGCGTTCGGCGCGGGCCTGCGGCATCTCGTCGGGCTCGTCGCGCTGCGCGGGCTCGGCCCCGGCTTTCCCTGGGGAACCTTGAGCGTGAACCTTGCCGGCGGGCTCCTCATGGGCCTGCTGGCCGGCTGGCTGGTCAGGGCCGGCGGCAGCGAGCAGACACGGCTGCTCCTCGGCGTCGGGCTGCTCGGCGGCTTCACCACCTTCTCGGCCTTCAGCCTCGAGGTCGCGCTGATGATCGAGCGGGGCGAGATCGGCACCGCGCTCGCTTACGTCCTCGCCTCGGTGCTCGGCGCGGTGGCATTGCTCTTCGCGGGCCTGTGGATCGTGCGGGCGGCGGGATGA
- a CDS encoding ribose-phosphate pyrophosphokinase, with protein sequence MIPIADPHEVRAHLVAAARAGTALSYGTLLEHLGYRFSRPKMRALCAMLGEIDRAAAANGEPELAVLVVRASDGIPGQGWWVAGGGRDRGYDGPWEGPEAARFIASVQAETFAYWQSRSGTDAARPPH encoded by the coding sequence ATGATCCCGATCGCCGACCCGCACGAGGTGCGCGCCCATCTGGTCGCGGCAGCGCGGGCCGGCACCGCCCTCTCCTATGGCACGCTGCTCGAGCATCTGGGGTACCGCTTTTCCCGGCCGAAGATGCGGGCGCTGTGCGCGATGCTTGGCGAGATCGACCGCGCCGCCGCCGCCAACGGCGAGCCGGAGCTCGCGGTGCTTGTCGTTCGCGCCAGCGACGGCATTCCCGGCCAGGGCTGGTGGGTCGCCGGCGGCGGCCGCGACCGCGGCTATGATGGACCGTGGGAGGGGCCCGAGGCGGCGCGCTTCATCGCCTCGGTTCAGGCGGAAACCTTCGCCTACTGGCAGTCCCGTTCCGGCACAGATGCCGCCCGGCCCCCGCATTAA
- a CDS encoding YdeI/OmpD-associated family protein translates to MKTDPRIDAYIERQADFARPILTHLRATIHEACPDAEEAVKWGMPNFLYKGKILANMAAFKAHASFGYWNDAMLRQDERNSEAMGQFGRIGSIDDLPPRDRLIELTRQSMALIDSGAKPPRPPANKAPPEVPNDMRAAIDANAPAKATFDAFPPSARRDYVEWITEAKREETRTKRIAQAVEWLAEGKRRNWKYENC, encoded by the coding sequence ATGAAGACCGACCCCAGGATCGACGCCTATATCGAGCGCCAGGCGGACTTCGCCCGGCCGATCCTGACCCATCTTCGCGCGACGATCCACGAGGCGTGCCCCGACGCGGAGGAAGCGGTGAAGTGGGGGATGCCGAACTTCCTCTACAAGGGGAAGATCCTCGCCAACATGGCTGCGTTCAAGGCCCATGCGAGCTTCGGTTACTGGAACGATGCGATGCTCCGGCAGGATGAGCGCAATTCCGAGGCGATGGGGCAGTTCGGGCGGATCGGATCGATCGACGATCTGCCCCCGCGCGATCGCCTGATCGAGCTGACGCGCCAGTCGATGGCGCTGATCGATTCGGGCGCGAAGCCGCCGCGCCCGCCGGCGAACAAGGCGCCGCCCGAGGTTCCGAATGACATGCGCGCCGCGATCGACGCCAATGCACCGGCAAAGGCGACGTTCGATGCCTTCCCGCCCAGCGCCAGGCGCGATTATGTCGAATGGATCACCGAGGCGAAGCGCGAGGAGACGCGCACGAAGCGGATCGCGCAGGCGGTGGAATGGCTCGCCGAGGGCAAGCGCCGGAACTGGAAATACGAAAACTGCTGA
- a CDS encoding class I adenylate-forming enzyme family protein, whose amino-acid sequence MPSELDRIYDAAIAEVTGEGGRIQVGRDPDTGLAIVTNLPPTLPTLFDIFCGLHADMEAVVAGDERLSFSDLNRQATSLARALVARGVGKGDRIGIVMRNCPAWIVTWMAVLKAGGVATLLNGWWRGEEMMHALTLTRPKLMIADAPRGERLQAAGCPIPLVILPIEGPIESAIAPLMDAGEADLPIVLPTDDATILFTSGSTGLAKGAVSTHRAVTTAVYTYAMGLAALLGIRQASGNPPAPPRTLINVPLFHVTGEVPVLLNSFVIGRTMVLMPKWDPEEALRLIEKEKITYFVGVPTMSMELAQSPSRTKYDLSSLTDIAAGGAARPVAHVERLERTFTGAQPALGYGLTETNAVGCSNFWSNYHDKPASTGRVMQPLVELAILGDGDAHLPAGERGEIAIRSAANIRGYWNDEAATRAAITADGYFRTGDIGYLDEDGYLFIVDRKKDIIIRGGENISAQEVEAALYGDPLVTEAAVFGIPDERLGEAPAAVIYGEKGGLDSASVLAFLSERLAAFKLPAVIWIADRPLPKLGTGKIDKGALRAHYRDAAQVG is encoded by the coding sequence ATGCCGAGCGAGCTGGATCGCATTTATGACGCAGCGATCGCCGAGGTCACCGGCGAGGGCGGACGGATCCAGGTCGGCCGCGATCCCGACACCGGCCTCGCCATCGTGACCAATCTCCCGCCGACGCTCCCCACCCTGTTCGACATCTTCTGCGGTCTTCACGCCGACATGGAGGCCGTGGTCGCCGGGGATGAGAGGCTGAGCTTCTCCGATCTCAACCGCCAGGCCACATCACTCGCCCGCGCCCTCGTCGCGCGCGGCGTCGGCAAGGGGGACCGGATCGGCATCGTGATGCGCAACTGCCCGGCGTGGATCGTCACCTGGATGGCGGTGCTCAAGGCCGGCGGGGTCGCGACCCTGCTCAACGGCTGGTGGCGCGGCGAGGAGATGATGCACGCGCTGACGCTGACCCGGCCGAAGCTGATGATCGCCGATGCGCCGCGCGGCGAGCGGCTCCAGGCCGCGGGCTGCCCGATCCCGCTCGTCATTCTCCCCATCGAGGGGCCGATCGAGTCGGCGATCGCGCCGCTGATGGATGCCGGCGAGGCCGATCTGCCGATCGTGCTGCCGACCGACGATGCGACCATCCTCTTCACGTCCGGCTCGACCGGCCTCGCCAAGGGCGCGGTCTCGACCCATCGCGCCGTCACGACCGCCGTCTATACCTATGCGATGGGGCTCGCCGCCCTGCTCGGCATCCGCCAGGCGTCGGGCAACCCGCCGGCGCCGCCGCGCACCCTCATCAACGTGCCGCTTTTCCATGTGACCGGCGAGGTGCCGGTGCTGCTCAACAGCTTCGTCATCGGGCGCACGATGGTGCTGATGCCGAAATGGGACCCGGAAGAGGCGCTGCGGCTGATCGAGAAGGAGAAGATCACCTATTTCGTCGGGGTTCCGACGATGAGCATGGAGCTCGCCCAGTCGCCGTCCCGCACGAAATATGACCTGTCGTCGCTCACCGACATCGCCGCCGGCGGCGCGGCGCGGCCGGTCGCGCATGTCGAGCGGCTTGAAAGGACCTTCACCGGCGCGCAGCCGGCGCTCGGCTACGGCCTCACCGAGACCAATGCGGTCGGCTGCTCGAACTTCTGGTCCAACTACCATGACAAGCCGGCCTCGACCGGACGGGTGATGCAGCCGCTGGTCGAGCTCGCCATCCTCGGCGATGGCGACGCTCACCTGCCCGCCGGAGAGCGCGGGGAGATCGCGATCCGCTCGGCCGCCAATATCCGCGGCTATTGGAACGACGAGGCCGCGACCCGCGCGGCGATCACCGCCGACGGCTATTTCCGCACCGGCGACATCGGCTATCTCGACGAGGACGGCTATCTCTTCATCGTCGATCGCAAGAAGGACATCATCATTCGGGGCGGCGAGAATATCAGCGCCCAGGAGGTCGAGGCCGCCCTCTATGGTGACCCGCTCGTGACCGAGGCGGCCGTGTTCGGAATTCCCGACGAACGGCTCGGCGAGGCGCCGGCCGCCGTCATCTATGGCGAGAAAGGCGGGCTCGATTCCGCGTCCGTGCTCGCCTTTCTTTCGGAGCGGCTGGCTGCGTTCAAGCTGCCGGCGGTCATCTGGATCGCCGATCGGCCGCTGCCCAAGCTCGGCACCGGCAAGATCGACAAAGGTGCGCTTCGCGCGCACTATCGCGACGCCGCCCAGGTCGGCTGA
- the lgt gene encoding prolipoprotein diacylglyceryl transferase, with translation MIDALTTSAAAANAVSAIRYTDLHLSPIVFQIGAFSLRWYSLAYLAGIVAGWWYLMKLLGQPGAPMAKRHADDMVFYATLGIILGGRLGYVLFYKPLDYLQHPVEIVRLWDGGMSFHGGVIGVSLGIMWMARKHRLDWLRIHDYVACCVPFGLFFGRLANFVNSELWGSITTVPWAVRFCESFDAAGVCTALGPPRHPSQLYEAALEGIVLFAILAFAFWKTRARYKPGLLVGLFILGYGLIRFGLEFIREPDAHLVHFAQETGLHMGQWLSLPMILGGLYLVFTANKRTERVRPVPADEPAAT, from the coding sequence TTGATTGACGCACTGACGACATCGGCGGCGGCGGCGAACGCGGTTTCCGCGATCCGATATACCGACCTGCATTTGAGCCCGATCGTGTTCCAGATCGGTGCCTTCTCGCTGCGCTGGTACAGCCTCGCCTATCTCGCCGGGATCGTCGCCGGCTGGTGGTATCTGATGAAGCTGCTCGGGCAGCCGGGCGCGCCGATGGCGAAGCGCCATGCCGACGACATGGTCTTCTATGCGACGCTCGGCATCATCCTCGGCGGGCGGCTCGGCTATGTCCTGTTCTACAAGCCGCTCGACTATCTCCAGCATCCGGTGGAGATCGTGCGCCTGTGGGACGGCGGAATGTCGTTCCACGGCGGCGTCATCGGCGTCAGCCTCGGCATCATGTGGATGGCGCGAAAGCACCGGCTCGATTGGCTGCGGATCCACGATTATGTGGCGTGCTGCGTGCCGTTCGGGCTGTTCTTCGGCCGGCTCGCCAATTTCGTGAACAGCGAATTGTGGGGCAGCATCACGACCGTGCCCTGGGCGGTGCGCTTCTGCGAATCCTTCGATGCGGCGGGCGTCTGCACCGCGCTCGGCCCGCCGCGCCATCCAAGCCAGCTCTACGAGGCGGCGCTGGAGGGCATCGTGCTGTTCGCGATCCTCGCCTTCGCCTTCTGGAAGACTCGGGCGCGCTACAAGCCGGGGCTCCTCGTCGGCCTCTTCATCCTGGGCTATGGGCTGATCCGCTTTGGGCTCGAATTCATCCGCGAGCCGGACGCGCATCTCGTCCATTTCGCGCAGGAGACCGGGCTGCACATGGGACAGTGGCTGTCGCTGCCGATGATTCTCGGCGGGCTCTATCTCGTCTTCACCGCGAACAAGCGCACGGAGCGCGTCCGGCCGGTCCCCGCCGATGAGCCGGCCGCCACCTGA
- a CDS encoding class I SAM-dependent methyltransferase codes for MSRPPPEDDLRRRIEAEGAVSVADYMAAANAYYYATRDPLGAAGDFTTAPEISQMFGELIGIWCADLWRRAGRPDGIAYVELGPGRGTLAADALRAMRGAGLVPQVHFVETSPVLRAAQAERVPDARWHDDPAALPEGPLLIVANEFFDALPVAQFDAAGRELMVTIEGGRFVREGSVATEASPAGIALARLLACRIVTQGGALLAIDYGPARPGAGDTLQAVKGHAFADPWEAPGSRDLTAHVQFPALAAAIRGEGASVHGPRPQGDWLEAMGIALRAAALARSAPERTEEIEGARLRLTAPAQMGRLFKTMAATAPGWPDPAGF; via the coding sequence ATGAGCCGGCCGCCACCTGAAGACGATCTGCGCCGGCGGATCGAGGCAGAGGGCGCGGTGAGCGTCGCCGATTATATGGCGGCGGCGAACGCCTATTATTACGCCACCCGCGATCCGCTTGGCGCGGCCGGCGACTTCACGACCGCGCCCGAGATCAGCCAGATGTTCGGCGAGCTGATCGGCATCTGGTGCGCCGATCTGTGGCGGCGCGCGGGCCGGCCCGACGGCATCGCCTATGTCGAGCTCGGGCCCGGGCGCGGCACGCTCGCCGCCGATGCGCTGCGCGCCATGCGCGGCGCCGGGCTGGTGCCGCAGGTCCATTTCGTCGAGACCAGCCCGGTGCTCCGCGCGGCCCAGGCCGAACGGGTGCCGGACGCGCGCTGGCACGACGATCCGGCCGCGCTGCCCGAAGGCCCGCTGCTGATCGTCGCCAACGAATTTTTCGATGCGCTTCCGGTCGCGCAGTTCGATGCGGCGGGGCGCGAGCTCATGGTGACGATCGAGGGCGGTCGCTTCGTCCGCGAGGGCAGTGTCGCGACCGAAGCGTCGCCGGCCGGGATCGCGCTCGCCCGCTTGCTCGCGTGCCGGATCGTCACCCAGGGCGGCGCGCTGCTCGCGATCGACTATGGCCCGGCGCGGCCCGGCGCGGGCGACACGCTCCAGGCGGTCAAGGGCCATGCTTTCGCCGATCCCTGGGAGGCGCCGGGGAGCCGCGACCTCACCGCCCATGTCCAGTTCCCGGCGCTCGCCGCAGCGATTCGCGGCGAGGGCGCAAGCGTCCACGGACCGCGCCCCCAGGGCGACTGGCTGGAGGCGATGGGGATCGCGCTTCGCGCCGCCGCGCTGGCCCGGTCCGCGCCGGAGCGGACCGAGGAGATCGAGGGCGCGCGGCTGCGCCTCACCGCGCCGGCGCAGATGGGGCGATTGTTCAAGACCATGGCGGCGACCGCGCCGGGCTGGCCCGATCCGGCGGGGTTCTGA
- a CDS encoding GNAT family N-acetyltransferase has translation MSEITYRDATAADVEAIDALFRRVFTEIFGHLYDPADLAAFYAGFTREAWLAELAQPDLRIRLAEADGAVAGFAKVSDPTLPVTPAGPAMELRQLYLDPDQRGAGVADALMAWALGEAEARGAGEIFLSVYIDNHRARRFYERYGFETVGRYDFMVGTHADEDLLMRRTL, from the coding sequence ATGAGCGAGATCACCTATCGCGACGCGACCGCCGCCGACGTCGAGGCGATCGACGCGCTGTTCCGGCGCGTCTTCACCGAGATTTTCGGCCATCTCTACGATCCGGCAGACCTCGCCGCCTTCTATGCCGGTTTCACCCGCGAGGCATGGCTGGCCGAGCTCGCCCAGCCGGACCTCCGCATCCGCCTTGCCGAAGCGGATGGCGCGGTCGCCGGTTTCGCCAAGGTCAGCGACCCGACCCTGCCGGTGACGCCCGCGGGCCCGGCGATGGAGCTGCGCCAGCTCTATCTCGATCCGGACCAGCGCGGCGCGGGCGTGGCGGACGCGCTCATGGCCTGGGCGCTTGGCGAGGCGGAGGCGCGCGGCGCTGGCGAAATCTTCCTCTCCGTCTACATCGACAATCACCGCGCCCGCCGGTTCTACGAACGATATGGATTCGAGACGGTCGGGCGTTACGACTTCATGGTCGGCACCCATGCCGACGAGGATTTGCTGATGCGGCGGACATTGTGA